In Vespa crabro chromosome 5, iyVesCrab1.2, whole genome shotgun sequence, a single window of DNA contains:
- the LOC124424211 gene encoding replication factor C subunit 5 isoform X2: MASDNKTFTNLPWVEKYRPKKLEELISHEEILKTINKFIDENQLPHLLLYGPPGTGKTSTILACARKLYKPAQFNSMVLEMNASDDRGIGIVRGQILNFASTGTMYRSGFKLIILDEADAMTNDAQNALRRIIEKYTENVRFCIICNYLGKIIPALQSRCTKFRFGPLQSEQILPRLNDVIEQENLKVTDDGKQALMTLCGGDMRKVLNILQSTWLAFGSVTEETVYSCVGHPLPVDIKNIANWLLNESYELSYCNLKIKKGLALQDILTELHQFVHKIEFPDHILIDLVIKMAEIEKRVAVGCSEAVQLNALVATFHKAREIDF; the protein is encoded by the exons ATGGCTTCTGATAACAAAACATTTACGAATTTACCATG gGTTGAAAAATATCGACCTAAAAAGTTGGAAGAACTCATCTCTcatgaagaaatattaaaaacaa ttaataaattcattgatGAGAATCAACTTCCTCATCTTCTACTTTATGGACCACCAGGCACAGGAAAAACCAGTACTATATTAGCTTGTGCAAGGAAACTTTACAAACCTGCGCAATTTAATTCTATg GTATTAGAAATGAATGCATCTGATGATAGAGGAATAGGTATAGTCAGAggacaaatattaaattttgcgAGTACAGGTACTATGTACAGATCTggatttaaattgattattcTCGATGAAGCAGACGCTATGACAAACGATGCTCAAAATGCTCTTAGAAGAA ttaTTGAGAAGTATACAGAGAATGTACGCTTTTGcattatatgtaattatctTGGTAAAATTATACCGGCTCTTCAGTCAAGATGTACTAAATTTAGATTTGGTCCTTTGCAATCGGAACAAATTTTACCAAGACTAAATGATGTTATAGAGCAggaaaa TTTAAAGGTAACAGATGATGGGAAACAAGCATTAATGACATTGTGCGGTGGAGATATGAGGAAAGTACTAAATATACTTCAGAGTACTTGGCTAGCTTTTGGATCAGTTACAGAGGAAACAGTATATTCTTGCGTTGGACATCCTTTACCagttgatataaaaaatattgcaaacTGGTTGTTAAATGAATCTTATGAATTATCCTATTGTA ATCtaaaaattaagaaaggaCTCGCATTGCAAGACATACTGACTGAATTGCATCAATTTGTACATAAAA TTGAATTCCCAGATCACATCCTCATAGATTTAGTGATAAAAATGGCTGAAATCGAAAAAAGGGTAGCAGTCGGATGTAGCGAGGCAGTACAATTAAATGCTCTCGTGGCGACTTTTCACAAAGCACGAGAGATAGATTTTTGA
- the LOC124424212 gene encoding LOW QUALITY PROTEIN: 26S proteasome non-ATPase regulatory subunit 6-like (The sequence of the model RefSeq protein was modified relative to this genomic sequence to represent the inferred CDS: substituted 2 bases at 2 genomic stop codons), giving the protein MGTKSERSANDAELLCDQTPEYMLLPKMRFKLSLSEFWGDDELKNSFLDIIKRNNMAPYYKDVCEDFYWEMDANLYNEMHQANVIAWEKLETSNTNLNIEEENKGNWRDILEYACKIGDTDHANSIATSIFEDTNNSSGLRAEAAFCLFRIAYFKSNVSSMGKTVKNINDLMEGIHKXYSNWCCRNKLKAYEALYCLAVRNFTRAVSLLLDCIPTFESYELLPFKDIVQYTVLAGMISLSRSDLDKRFNNNGILQQSLMIECSAYMDYLNSLYDCHYADFFQHLAWIEMEMKFDPLLRPHYQYYVREMRIKAYSQLLQAYRTLSLNRMAIEFGVTEDYIEQEMARFIANGRLHCKIDKVSGTVVTVSASGCDRGQPPDASCDRGLVYQNTIKRDVLSKTFSXESGMAHRIFLQRSGAVSKTVINVTHKFNYLFILDFEATCEKNSLIVPQEIIEFPCIVLNTHDFEIENIFHRYIKPRVHPNLTSFCTELTGIMQETVNNEPHFPVVFSQFCSWLKDNNYFDPIDKSAFVTCGNWDLKTMLPNQCAIDNLPLPKEFHQWINLKEIFCISCKYFPRNLIDMLSHLNLSMTGRLHSGINDVENMVKIIQALNKMYKAQFKITNKLNTKKF; this is encoded by the exons atgggTACTAAGAGTGAAAGATCAGCGAACGATGCGGAATTACTATGTGATCAAACGCCTGAATATATGTTACTACCTAAAATGAGATTCAAATTGAGTTTAAGCGAATTTTGGGGAGACGATGAATTGAAAAATTCctttttagatattataaagCGTAACAATATGGCACCGTATTATAAAGATGTATGTGAAGATTTCTATTGGGAAATGGATGCAAATTTATACAACGAAATGCATCAGGCTAATGTAATCGCATGGGAAAAATTAGAAACGAGCAATACGAATTTAAATatcgaggaagaaaataaaggaaattgGAGAGATATTCTTGAATACGCATGTAAGATCGGTGATACCGATCATGCTAACAGTATTGCAACTTCTATATTCGAAGATACGAACAATTCATCCGGTCTCAGAGCAGAAGCagctttctgtctttttcgaATAGCTTATTTCAAAAGCAACGTTTCGTCAATGGGCAAAACAGTcaagaatattaacgatttgaTGGAaggtatacataaataatattc CAATTGGTGTTGTCGAAATAAATTGAAGGCATACGAAGCGCTCTATTGTTTGGCCGTAAGAAATTTCACTCGTGCCGTTTCCCTTTTATTAGATTGCATTCCTACCTTCGAATCATACGAATTATTACCGTTCAAGGATATCGTACAGTACACTGTCTTAGCCGGTATGATCTCTTTATCAAGATCAGACCTTGATAAACgattcaataataatggtatccTACAGCAATCTTTAATGATCGAATGTTCAGCTTACATGGATTATTTAAACAGTCTCTATGATTGTCATTATGCTGATTTCTTTCAACATCTCGCATGGATAGAAATGGAAATGAAATTTGATCCTCTTCTTCGTCCACACTATCAGTATTACGTTCGAGAGATGCGCATAAAGGCATATTCGCAACTTTTACAGGCATATCGTACGCTCAGTTTAAATCGTATGGCTATCGAATTCGGCGTTACTGAGGATTACATAGAACAAGAAATGGCACGATTCATTGCGAATGGTAGATTACAttgtaaaattgataaagtaTCTGGTACTGTAGTTACCGTTAGCGCATCCGGTTGTGACAGAGGACAACCGCCTGATGCTAGCTGCGATCGAGGATTGGTTTATCAAAATACGATAAAACGTG ATGTGCTAAGTAAAACTTTTTCATAAGAGTCAGGGATGGCTCATCGAATCTTTTTACAACGTTCTGGTGCAGTTTCAAAGACAGTAATCAATGTTACGcacaaatttaattatttgtttatacttGATTTTGAAGCTACTTGTGAAAAAAACTCCTTAATAGTGCCTCAAGAGATCATTGAATTTCCTTGCATAGTATTAAACACGCACGACTttgaaatcgaaaatatttttcatcggtACATCAAGCCTAGAGTGCATCCTAACCTCACATCTTTCTGCACAGAATTAACTGGAATAATGCAGGAAACAGTCAACAATGAACCTCACTTTCCAGTTGTATTCTCTCAGTTCTGTAGCTGGTTAAAGGACAATAATTACTTTGATCCAATTGATAAAAGTGCTTTTGTAACATGTGGCAATTGGGATTTAAAGACAATGTTACCTAATCAATGTGCTATAGACAATTTACCATTACCAAAAGAATTCCATCAATGGATAaacttgaaagaaatattctgcaTATCATGTAAATATTTCCCTCGTAATTTAATAGATATGCTTTCTCATTTGAACCTTTCGATGACTGGTAGACTACATTCTGGCATCAATGATGTAGAAAATATGGTTAAAATAATTCAAGCTTTGAACAAGATGTATAAAGCACAATTTAAAATTACCAATAAgttgaatacaaaaaaattttaa
- the LOC124424211 gene encoding replication factor C subunit 5 isoform X3: MASDNKTFTNLPWVEKYRPKKLEELISHEEILKTINKFIDENQLPHLLLYGPPGTGKTSTILACARKLYKPAQFNSMVLEMNASDDRGIGIVRGQILNFASTGTMYRSGFKLIILDEADAMTNDAQNALRRIIEKYTENVRFCIICNYLGKIIPALQSRCTKFRFGPLQSEQILPRLNDVIEQENLKVTDDGKQALMTLCGGDMRKVLNILQSTWLAFGSVTEETVYSCVGHPLPVDIKNIANWLLNESYELSYCKIQDLKIKKGLALQDILTELHQFVHKNIFKLNSQITSS, translated from the exons ATGGCTTCTGATAACAAAACATTTACGAATTTACCATG gGTTGAAAAATATCGACCTAAAAAGTTGGAAGAACTCATCTCTcatgaagaaatattaaaaacaa ttaataaattcattgatGAGAATCAACTTCCTCATCTTCTACTTTATGGACCACCAGGCACAGGAAAAACCAGTACTATATTAGCTTGTGCAAGGAAACTTTACAAACCTGCGCAATTTAATTCTATg GTATTAGAAATGAATGCATCTGATGATAGAGGAATAGGTATAGTCAGAggacaaatattaaattttgcgAGTACAGGTACTATGTACAGATCTggatttaaattgattattcTCGATGAAGCAGACGCTATGACAAACGATGCTCAAAATGCTCTTAGAAGAA ttaTTGAGAAGTATACAGAGAATGTACGCTTTTGcattatatgtaattatctTGGTAAAATTATACCGGCTCTTCAGTCAAGATGTACTAAATTTAGATTTGGTCCTTTGCAATCGGAACAAATTTTACCAAGACTAAATGATGTTATAGAGCAggaaaa TTTAAAGGTAACAGATGATGGGAAACAAGCATTAATGACATTGTGCGGTGGAGATATGAGGAAAGTACTAAATATACTTCAGAGTACTTGGCTAGCTTTTGGATCAGTTACAGAGGAAACAGTATATTCTTGCGTTGGACATCCTTTACCagttgatataaaaaatattgcaaacTGGTTGTTAAATGAATCTTATGAATTATCCTATTGTA AAATACAAGATCtaaaaattaagaaaggaCTCGCATTGCAAGACATACTGACTGAATTGCATCAATTTGTACATAAAA ATATTTTTAAGTTGAATTCCCAGATCACATCCTCATAG
- the LOC124424211 gene encoding replication factor C subunit 5 isoform X1 — protein MASDNKTFTNLPWVEKYRPKKLEELISHEEILKTINKFIDENQLPHLLLYGPPGTGKTSTILACARKLYKPAQFNSMVLEMNASDDRGIGIVRGQILNFASTGTMYRSGFKLIILDEADAMTNDAQNALRRIIEKYTENVRFCIICNYLGKIIPALQSRCTKFRFGPLQSEQILPRLNDVIEQENLKVTDDGKQALMTLCGGDMRKVLNILQSTWLAFGSVTEETVYSCVGHPLPVDIKNIANWLLNESYELSYCKIQDLKIKKGLALQDILTELHQFVHKIEFPDHILIDLVIKMAEIEKRVAVGCSEAVQLNALVATFHKAREIDF, from the exons ATGGCTTCTGATAACAAAACATTTACGAATTTACCATG gGTTGAAAAATATCGACCTAAAAAGTTGGAAGAACTCATCTCTcatgaagaaatattaaaaacaa ttaataaattcattgatGAGAATCAACTTCCTCATCTTCTACTTTATGGACCACCAGGCACAGGAAAAACCAGTACTATATTAGCTTGTGCAAGGAAACTTTACAAACCTGCGCAATTTAATTCTATg GTATTAGAAATGAATGCATCTGATGATAGAGGAATAGGTATAGTCAGAggacaaatattaaattttgcgAGTACAGGTACTATGTACAGATCTggatttaaattgattattcTCGATGAAGCAGACGCTATGACAAACGATGCTCAAAATGCTCTTAGAAGAA ttaTTGAGAAGTATACAGAGAATGTACGCTTTTGcattatatgtaattatctTGGTAAAATTATACCGGCTCTTCAGTCAAGATGTACTAAATTTAGATTTGGTCCTTTGCAATCGGAACAAATTTTACCAAGACTAAATGATGTTATAGAGCAggaaaa TTTAAAGGTAACAGATGATGGGAAACAAGCATTAATGACATTGTGCGGTGGAGATATGAGGAAAGTACTAAATATACTTCAGAGTACTTGGCTAGCTTTTGGATCAGTTACAGAGGAAACAGTATATTCTTGCGTTGGACATCCTTTACCagttgatataaaaaatattgcaaacTGGTTGTTAAATGAATCTTATGAATTATCCTATTGTA AAATACAAGATCtaaaaattaagaaaggaCTCGCATTGCAAGACATACTGACTGAATTGCATCAATTTGTACATAAAA TTGAATTCCCAGATCACATCCTCATAGATTTAGTGATAAAAATGGCTGAAATCGAAAAAAGGGTAGCAGTCGGATGTAGCGAGGCAGTACAATTAAATGCTCTCGTGGCGACTTTTCACAAAGCACGAGAGATAGATTTTTGA